From Flavobacterium arcticum, the proteins below share one genomic window:
- a CDS encoding tetratricopeptide repeat protein: protein MVKILLPLLLFASTLGYSQKQSYDFKKAEIDARELIYKSPDSALVLIKKTLAQPPSHDTIWGNTYNLYGMYYGMTGNPDSCIYYFKKSLKYLDKYPKNRLRSLMNLCIGYRNKGEYEKSLKHLDESLILSKKIKDNIATGKVYGEMASNYNYMLQYDKSIDYLLQSIQIFSRENSTANLMAARQKLANTYLATENFEFAADLYKETLIGFKKTGMEKNYYITLVNLAEAYIRMERYTEAKKALQDAASGVEKFGDKELSGIAYSKIGNIEYKEGHNKKALKFYKKAFNSLVENKSTRILRIAGEYINILNIEKRYKEALDIIARAEPYRDNSVINSNIQDRMVYVEAIADTYSHTGDTQKAFIEYKNTIAIKDSIASSDTKAAVKEIQAKFQTKLQREKNLALEANNKALKQKVEKEHIIMLSYIFGSIIIMILILAFLRSYWLKTKLQKEELKSIEAENKLIKQHHQHEQELTNAQKQIINEKQRELTATTLQMANYQDNINTILDKCKKEEVNITSLKKELQQLLKQKDYWKQFETRFNNLHPEFEKTLSNKFSKLTKNDIEFCSLLKLNLTNKEIASLLQISHESTITKKYRIKKKMEINDDTEFEKLLLEI from the coding sequence ATGGTTAAAATACTACTACCCTTATTGCTGTTTGCGAGTACTTTAGGCTATTCTCAAAAACAATCTTATGATTTTAAAAAAGCAGAAATAGATGCTCGAGAACTTATTTATAAGTCGCCCGATAGCGCCCTTGTACTAATAAAAAAAACTCTAGCACAACCCCCATCACATGATACCATTTGGGGTAACACCTACAACCTCTATGGCATGTATTATGGCATGACTGGCAATCCAGATTCTTGTATATATTATTTTAAAAAATCATTAAAATATCTTGATAAATACCCAAAAAACCGCCTTCGCAGTTTAATGAATCTATGTATTGGGTATAGAAACAAAGGCGAATATGAAAAATCGTTAAAGCATCTTGATGAATCTCTTATATTAAGTAAAAAAATTAAAGACAACATCGCTACAGGAAAAGTATATGGCGAAATGGCATCGAACTATAACTACATGTTGCAGTACGATAAATCGATTGATTATTTACTACAAAGCATACAAATTTTTAGTAGAGAAAACAGTACCGCAAACTTAATGGCTGCACGACAAAAGCTTGCCAACACCTACTTAGCTACTGAAAACTTTGAGTTTGCCGCCGACCTATATAAAGAAACTCTTATCGGGTTTAAGAAAACAGGTATGGAGAAAAATTATTACATAACCCTCGTTAACCTTGCCGAAGCTTATATACGCATGGAACGTTATACCGAAGCCAAAAAAGCATTACAAGATGCTGCAAGTGGAGTCGAAAAATTTGGAGATAAAGAACTATCTGGCATTGCATACAGCAAAATAGGTAATATAGAATATAAGGAAGGACACAACAAGAAAGCCTTAAAGTTTTACAAAAAAGCATTTAATAGCCTAGTAGAAAATAAATCTACACGAATATTAAGAATAGCAGGCGAATATATTAATATACTAAATATTGAAAAAAGATATAAAGAAGCTCTCGATATCATTGCACGAGCAGAACCTTATAGAGATAATAGCGTTATAAACTCGAACATACAAGACAGGATGGTGTATGTAGAAGCGATTGCCGATACGTATAGCCATACAGGAGATACACAAAAAGCATTTATAGAATATAAAAATACTATTGCTATAAAAGACTCTATAGCATCTTCTGACACAAAAGCAGCTGTCAAAGAAATACAAGCTAAATTTCAAACTAAATTACAGCGTGAAAAAAACCTCGCACTAGAAGCAAATAACAAAGCATTAAAACAAAAAGTTGAAAAAGAACACATAATAATGCTGTCATACATCTTTGGGAGTATCATAATAATGATACTTATACTTGCTTTTTTGAGAAGTTACTGGCTAAAAACAAAACTACAGAAAGAAGAACTAAAGAGTATTGAAGCCGAAAACAAACTCATTAAACAACACCATCAGCACGAGCAAGAACTTACTAATGCTCAAAAACAAATAATAAATGAAAAACAAAGAGAGCTAACTGCTACAACACTGCAAATGGCAAACTATCAAGACAATATAAACACCATTCTTGACAAGTGTAAAAAAGAAGAGGTAAATATAACTAGTCTTAAAAAAGAGTTGCAACAACTACTTAAACAAAAAGATTATTGGAAACAGTTTGAAACCCGTTTTAATAACCTGCATCCTGAGTTTGAAAAAACCTTGAGTAATAAATTCTCAAAACTCACTAAAAATGATATTGAGTTTTGTTCACTTTTAAAACTAAACCTTACTAATAAAGAAATTGCTTCTTTATTACAAATATCTCACGAAAGTACTATCACAAAAAAGTATCGAATTAAGAAAAAAATGGAAATTAATGACGATACTGAGTTTGAAAAATTATTGCTTGAAATATAG
- a CDS encoding regulatory protein RecX, translated as MLHKSYTVTEAQKKLEQYCAYQERCHEEVIQKLKSLNMIPQAIDTIIGHLLEHNFLNEERFARSFARGKFRIKHWGKIRIVRELKARQISRYNIDAALKEIDNEEYIAAFNELANKQWDFVRESNLLKKKKKVFDFLMRKGFENQLIYTKIAELAGN; from the coding sequence ATGCTGCATAAATCATATACTGTAACCGAAGCACAAAAAAAACTGGAACAGTACTGCGCTTATCAAGAGCGCTGTCATGAAGAGGTTATACAGAAGCTAAAAAGCCTTAATATGATACCTCAGGCTATAGATACAATTATAGGGCATTTACTAGAGCACAATTTTCTTAATGAAGAACGTTTTGCACGTAGTTTTGCACGTGGCAAATTTCGTATAAAACATTGGGGGAAAATAAGGATAGTTAGAGAACTTAAAGCAAGACAAATATCTCGTTATAATATAGATGCTGCCTTAAAAGAAATTGATAACGAAGAATACATCGCTGCATTTAATGAACTTGCTAATAAACAATGGGACTTTGTAAGAGAAAGCAACCTACTTAAAAAAAAGAAAAAAGTTTTTGATTTTTTAATGCGTAAAGGCTTTGAAAACCAGCTTATCTATACAAAAATAGCAGAGTTAGCGGGCAATTAA
- a CDS encoding OmpA family protein, which yields MKQLCFTLTLLLTIISVNAQNKDTETADKLFGRFEYVDAAKEYLKVAKKGKDPYVYKQLAESYYNVFNTKEAIKWYAKATESKQDAETYYRYAQMLKAEGEYEEANKQMQKFAKMAPKDQRAVIFNQDPNYLPKLRNQEKLFDERILDINDDKNADFGAVLANDNTLYFTSARNTSRRKYGRNEEPYLDIYTAIYNEKTGSISEPKPLTDINTKWHDGPVAITADGKTMYFASESFVKGDFDKESTMKQRTGLIYLFVATKQDGKWGNVKPVSFNSNNWSTGNPTISNDGKTLYFTSNREGSIGDTDIWKVEVKGYNSFGEPENLGTKVNTEGKETFPYITDDDKLYFSSNGHKGFGGLDIFMIDLANDGETMNVGAPVNSPQDDFSFSFNNTKNIGFFSSNRKDKDNMYLAIPVCGVEAIVTVKDINTGNPLASAKVAILDDKQNVIETRTTDENGKLMYNVDCERSYSLKTSAIGYETSMLRLPKSRESKIDIEAFLKPIGNLIVDGKVALSDIYFEYNKSNMTPEAAFELDKLVEAMKADTNMVIMVKAHTDNRGSEEYNLNLSDLRARATVQYVISKGIDKSRISGKGYGESELKIDCGENCTEEQHAINRRTEFIIVQ from the coding sequence ATGAAACAATTATGTTTTACACTAACTTTATTATTAACTATAATTTCGGTTAACGCACAAAACAAGGATACCGAAACAGCAGATAAGCTATTTGGGCGCTTTGAATATGTTGATGCTGCAAAGGAGTATTTAAAAGTTGCTAAAAAAGGTAAGGATCCGTACGTATATAAACAACTTGCCGAGAGTTACTATAATGTATTTAATACTAAAGAGGCTATAAAATGGTATGCCAAGGCAACAGAATCTAAACAAGATGCCGAGACGTATTACCGCTATGCACAAATGCTAAAAGCAGAAGGAGAGTATGAAGAAGCTAACAAGCAAATGCAAAAATTTGCTAAAATGGCTCCTAAAGACCAAAGGGCTGTTATTTTTAACCAAGACCCTAATTATTTGCCTAAACTAAGGAATCAAGAAAAATTATTTGATGAAAGAATATTAGACATTAATGATGATAAAAATGCCGATTTCGGTGCTGTACTTGCAAACGACAATACGTTATATTTTACTAGTGCTCGTAATACTTCCAGAAGAAAATATGGCAGAAACGAAGAGCCTTACTTAGACATTTACACCGCTATTTATAACGAAAAAACAGGTAGTATAAGCGAGCCTAAACCGTTAACCGACATTAACACAAAGTGGCATGATGGTCCTGTAGCAATTACTGCCGATGGTAAAACCATGTATTTTGCGAGTGAGAGTTTTGTAAAAGGAGATTTCGATAAAGAAAGTACCATGAAACAGCGTACAGGACTTATTTATCTTTTTGTAGCTACAAAACAAGACGGGAAATGGGGCAATGTAAAACCTGTATCTTTTAATAGTAACAACTGGAGTACGGGGAACCCTACTATTAGTAACGATGGTAAAACATTATATTTTACTTCTAACAGAGAAGGTTCTATAGGCGATACCGATATTTGGAAAGTAGAAGTTAAAGGTTATAACAGTTTTGGCGAACCTGAAAATCTTGGTACAAAAGTAAATACTGAGGGTAAAGAAACTTTCCCTTACATTACAGATGATGATAAACTATATTTCTCTTCTAACGGGCATAAAGGTTTTGGCGGACTTGATATTTTTATGATAGACCTTGCCAATGATGGTGAAACTATGAATGTGGGTGCACCCGTAAACTCACCACAAGATGATTTTTCATTTAGCTTTAACAATACTAAAAACATAGGGTTCTTTTCGAGTAACCGTAAAGATAAAGACAACATGTATCTTGCCATACCTGTATGTGGTGTAGAAGCCATTGTAACAGTAAAAGACATTAATACAGGTAACCCGTTAGCTTCGGCTAAAGTAGCAATACTAGATGATAAGCAAAATGTTATTGAAACCCGTACTACCGACGAAAACGGAAAACTAATGTATAATGTAGATTGTGAAAGATCATACTCATTAAAAACATCGGCTATTGGTTATGAAACAAGTATGTTACGCCTGCCTAAATCACGCGAATCAAAAATAGATATTGAAGCCTTCCTAAAACCAATAGGAAATCTTATTGTAGATGGTAAAGTAGCACTTAGCGATATTTATTTTGAATACAATAAAAGTAATATGACCCCCGAAGCTGCTTTTGAACTTGACAAACTTGTCGAAGCAATGAAGGCAGACACTAATATGGTAATCATGGTAAAAGCTCATACTGATAATAGAGGAAGTGAAGAATATAACTTAAACCTATCTGACCTAAGAGCTAGAGCTACTGTACAATATGTAATATCAAAAGGAATAGATAAAAGTCGTATCTCTGGAAAAGGATATGGCGAAAGTGAATTGAAGATTGATTGTGGTGAAAACTGCACCGAAGAACAACACGCCATAAACCGTCGTACGGAATTTATTATAGTACAGTAA
- a CDS encoding choice-of-anchor J domain-containing protein, which yields MKKITFLFFMSLLSLGAFSQGLPLESFDDTGVFPPTGWEVHDNAIGPAAFWVQADGSATQPAHTGAHAAYLNKENVATGIPEDWLVTPSFTVPANPQLRFWSRLSLGGDNGSIYRIMISTNVTDAFDAANYTNIQEWTELIINPSQTTYTEKVVTIPAIYIGQDVHIAFVMAGDNGDRWLVDDVMVVEQCLDPTDLDTDLIGTDSAELTWANPSGATSWEVIVLPAAGIPNVTGITYTGTLPYTATTLADGVTPLTEDTDYKYYVRALCTDESSSELIGPFLFSTVAMGETCGAPIEIATLPYSTTDNTSNYGDDYNASPGATGCGTTGNYLNGDDVVYSFTSTIDGLISIEMTNNGADSGIFVYSDCADIGTACIDGGFTNFAANPVTLDNFAVTNGETYYIVISTDGFPQSTPYTLTIQQVFCAEPEGLPTTGADHESANLSWTNPGAATLWEIVVQNAGDGIPTGAGTTVNTTPEYAAIGLDEATNYEYFVRADCGDGTFSAWAGPYGFSTTQVAAAMDYSQDFEGVHGWSLSNGTATNQWNVGTAIANGGTQSLYVSNDNGVTTNYTINSTSVVHAYRDIQMPAAVDQATLSFDYNIDGENCCDYVRVWIVPASFTPTVGTQINAGAAGANAFQIGGNFNDSSGWETELNVVDLTAYSNEVMRLVFEWRNDGSVGTAPAAIDNIDVSLITCPSPADLAIDDLQEDEVTFAWTSPTSVTPTFDYYFATASTAPDDLTVPTGNTALESVTIGSLAPSTAYWFWVRSNCGPGDTSFWVGPVQFTTPQVPASMDFEEDYEGTISWTLNNGTATNQWVVGEAINNSPTHSLYISNDGGTTTNYTNNSTSVVQAYRDIAVPVSALEADLSFDYNIDGENCCDYVRVWMVPVTFTPVAGTQTNAGAAGTDAFQVGGNFNDTAGWETENAVVNVSAYAGSTVRLIFEWRNDGSIGTAPAAIDNVSLSLITCPQPIDLAISDVEQTTATFGWTNQGTATAWEIYYVPAGDPAPTDVTVGTPAPVNPHPLTGLDESTPYDIYVRAICGVDDISQWSGPLNFQTQCGSFNVPFFEGFNTDSTSELCWTVLNENADFDTWNMNNGFNQFEGDQCASINTDFNNGNNDDWLISPTINLTGNQRLRFHQRVQSTFEPNDFEVLLSTTGIDAADFTVTLIPLASYDNTEYVEYEVYLEDAADVLISGPVNIAWHIPNGGLDGWNLFIDNVIVDDIPSCPQPVDLAVFDISNTTTSISWTEMGSATAWEIIVVPTGDPAPADDAVGIPADSNPFTLPEGTIGAGLTYDIYVRANCGPDDLSLWSGPITFNSAICPLDAQCGYEFIMTDTGGNTWNNNTMSVIQNGIIVGTLTGPTNADGTNPVTATVPLCAGVPFQLVWNDDGFSDQQVGVEIVNPFDETIYTKLPGEGSAPSTLYEGIPNCEPITCPQPTDLMSEGYNFDSVELSWTPGDVETQWELVIQTSGGAYPGENPTSVVAVDGDPEYILTGINPDVFYEYYVRAICGEGDESFWSGPFEFSLFSPPGCAAVDVFDDELEIIAPNSEISLCPGDDTCFDFSANYYQLKETDTYDVESIDYSPPYPFLGGTELNVTTDDIWSPVVDLPFDFCFFGETYNEAKVGSNGVVQFGENMTDAGNCPWSYSQSVPDPAFPIKNAIYGVYQDINPAVAGSDVSINYQVLGNYPCRALVVNYYDVPQFSCGLSVGTQTTQIVIYEVSNIIEVYVENRTSCVGWNSGNGVIGIQNSAGTEGFTPPGRNTGDWTATEEAWRFTPSGDNLSVVFEWLENGDFVTNDTDLQVCPTEETVITARATYTACTGEEIIKENNFTIHVGEPIIANEPQDLTACSSGEEVTFDLTESLDGIMDDLTGYNFTFYASQEAAELGLDDNLPESYTTDTAQTVYIRITEGEIECPIFRSFELILTNIPPAFTVTEDVTVCEGTPVTLEVFAGNFDPNAPDVEYSWMLDGRLCLRPYHL from the coding sequence ATGAAAAAAATTACCTTTTTATTTTTCATGTCATTACTCTCTCTGGGAGCCTTTTCGCAAGGTCTTCCTTTAGAAAGTTTTGACGACACAGGTGTGTTTCCTCCTACGGGATGGGAAGTACACGACAACGCAATTGGGCCTGCCGCCTTTTGGGTACAAGCCGACGGAAGTGCTACTCAGCCTGCTCATACAGGGGCACACGCCGCTTATCTTAATAAAGAAAACGTAGCAACAGGCATTCCTGAAGATTGGTTAGTTACCCCTTCATTTACTGTTCCTGCTAATCCACAGCTTCGCTTTTGGTCGAGGCTTAGTCTTGGTGGAGATAACGGATCTATTTATCGTATAATGATCTCGACAAATGTTACTGATGCATTTGACGCTGCCAATTATACTAACATACAAGAATGGACAGAGCTTATAATTAACCCTTCGCAAACTACTTATACCGAAAAAGTAGTAACTATTCCTGCAATTTATATAGGTCAAGATGTACACATTGCTTTTGTAATGGCTGGTGATAACGGTGACCGTTGGCTAGTTGACGATGTAATGGTGGTAGAACAATGTTTAGATCCTACAGACCTTGACACTGATCTTATTGGGACTGACTCTGCAGAACTTACTTGGGCTAACCCAAGTGGTGCTACATCTTGGGAAGTAATAGTACTTCCTGCAGCAGGTATTCCTAACGTTACTGGTATAACTTATACTGGTACACTTCCATATACTGCTACAACGCTAGCAGATGGTGTTACACCTCTTACAGAGGATACTGATTATAAATATTATGTTCGTGCACTTTGTACTGATGAGTCAAGTAGCGAACTAATAGGACCGTTTCTTTTTAGTACAGTAGCTATGGGAGAAACATGTGGTGCTCCAATAGAGATTGCTACACTACCTTACTCTACTACTGATAATACTTCTAACTACGGAGACGACTATAATGCATCTCCAGGAGCTACAGGTTGTGGTACTACAGGAAACTACCTTAATGGTGACGATGTAGTATACTCATTTACATCTACTATAGATGGTCTTATTAGTATTGAAATGACGAATAACGGAGCTGACTCTGGTATATTTGTTTATAGCGACTGTGCCGATATAGGTACTGCTTGTATAGATGGTGGCTTTACTAACTTTGCAGCTAACCCTGTAACTTTAGATAATTTTGCAGTAACAAATGGAGAAACCTATTATATTGTAATTTCTACAGATGGTTTCCCTCAATCTACTCCATATACACTTACTATACAGCAAGTATTTTGTGCTGAGCCTGAAGGCTTACCAACAACTGGTGCAGATCATGAATCTGCTAACCTTTCTTGGACAAATCCAGGTGCAGCTACTTTATGGGAAATTGTTGTTCAAAATGCTGGCGATGGTATTCCTACTGGTGCTGGTACAACAGTTAATACAACTCCAGAATATGCCGCTATAGGATTAGATGAAGCAACAAACTATGAGTACTTTGTAAGAGCTGATTGTGGCGATGGTACTTTTAGTGCATGGGCGGGTCCTTACGGATTTTCTACTACGCAAGTTGCTGCAGCTATGGATTACTCTCAAGACTTTGAGGGTGTACACGGATGGTCTTTAAGTAATGGTACAGCTACAAACCAGTGGAATGTAGGTACAGCTATTGCAAATGGTGGTACTCAATCATTATACGTTTCTAACGATAACGGAGTAACTACTAACTATACAATCAACAGTACATCTGTAGTGCATGCTTATAGAGATATTCAAATGCCAGCAGCTGTTGATCAAGCAACTCTTTCTTTTGATTATAATATTGATGGTGAAAACTGTTGTGACTATGTAAGAGTTTGGATAGTTCCTGCATCATTTACACCTACAGTAGGCACACAAATAAACGCAGGTGCAGCAGGTGCAAATGCTTTTCAAATAGGTGGTAACTTTAACGATAGTAGCGGATGGGAAACTGAGCTTAATGTTGTTGATTTAACTGCTTATTCAAACGAAGTAATGCGACTTGTTTTTGAGTGGAGAAATGATGGAAGTGTTGGTACAGCACCAGCAGCTATTGATAATATAGATGTTTCACTTATCACATGTCCTTCACCAGCAGATTTAGCAATAGATGATTTACAAGAAGACGAAGTTACTTTTGCTTGGACATCTCCAACATCTGTAACTCCTACATTCGATTATTATTTTGCAACTGCAAGTACAGCTCCAGATGATTTAACTGTTCCTACAGGAAATACAGCTTTAGAGTCAGTTACTATTGGTTCTCTTGCTCCATCTACCGCTTATTGGTTTTGGGTAAGAAGTAATTGTGGTCCTGGCGATACTAGTTTCTGGGTAGGTCCTGTTCAATTTACAACTCCTCAAGTTCCTGCTTCAATGGATTTTGAAGAAGATTATGAAGGAACTATAAGCTGGACACTAAATAATGGTACAGCTACTAACCAGTGGGTTGTAGGGGAAGCTATTAATAATAGTCCTACGCACTCCCTTTACATATCTAATGATGGTGGTACAACTACTAACTATACTAACAATAGTACATCTGTAGTACAAGCTTATAGAGACATTGCAGTTCCTGTAAGTGCTCTTGAAGCAGATTTAAGCTTTGATTATAATATTGACGGTGAAAACTGTTGTGATTATGTAAGAGTATGGATGGTTCCTGTAACATTTACACCTGTAGCTGGCACACAAACAAATGCTGGTGCCGCAGGTACTGATGCTTTTCAAGTAGGAGGTAACTTTAATGATACCGCTGGTTGGGAAACAGAGAATGCTGTAGTTAATGTATCTGCTTATGCAGGTAGTACTGTTCGACTAATTTTTGAGTGGAGAAATGATGGTAGTATTGGTACAGCTCCAGCAGCTATTGATAATGTAAGTCTTTCACTTATAACATGCCCACAACCTATTGATTTAGCAATTAGTGATGTAGAGCAAACAACAGCTACTTTTGGCTGGACTAACCAAGGTACTGCTACAGCATGGGAAATATATTATGTTCCTGCTGGCGACCCTGCTCCTACTGATGTTACTGTAGGAACACCTGCACCAGTAAACCCACACCCTCTAACAGGTCTTGATGAGTCTACTCCTTATGACATATATGTAAGAGCAATTTGTGGAGTTGATGATATTAGTCAATGGTCTGGACCTTTAAACTTCCAAACACAATGTGGTTCGTTTAATGTTCCTTTCTTTGAAGGCTTTAATACCGATTCGACATCAGAGCTTTGCTGGACAGTGCTTAACGAGAATGCTGATTTTGACACATGGAACATGAATAATGGTTTCAACCAGTTTGAAGGTGATCAATGTGCATCAATCAATACAGATTTTAATAATGGTAATAATGATGACTGGTTAATTTCACCAACTATCAACCTTACAGGTAATCAAAGACTTAGATTCCACCAAAGAGTACAATCGACATTTGAACCTAATGATTTTGAAGTATTACTATCTACTACAGGAATAGATGCAGCAGATTTTACTGTAACCCTTATTCCTCTTGCAAGTTATGATAATACTGAATATGTAGAGTATGAAGTATATCTTGAAGATGCAGCAGATGTTCTTATATCTGGCCCTGTAAACATTGCATGGCACATACCTAATGGTGGTCTTGACGGATGGAATTTATTTATTGACAATGTAATTGTAGATGATATACCTTCGTGTCCTCAACCTGTAGATCTTGCTGTATTTGATATTAGTAATACAACAACTTCTATAAGCTGGACAGAAATGGGATCAGCAACAGCATGGGAAATAATAGTAGTTCCTACAGGTGATCCTGCCCCTGCAGATGACGCTGTTGGAATACCTGCTGATTCAAATCCATTTACACTACCAGAAGGAACAATTGGTGCTGGTCTTACTTATGATATATATGTTAGAGCAAACTGTGGTCCAGATGATTTAAGTTTATGGTCAGGTCCAATAACTTTCAATTCAGCAATATGTCCATTAGATGCCCAATGTGGTTATGAATTTATAATGACAGATACTGGTGGTAACACATGGAATAATAACACGATGTCTGTAATACAAAACGGTATTATAGTAGGTACTCTAACAGGACCAACAAATGCTGATGGTACAAATCCTGTTACTGCTACAGTACCACTTTGTGCTGGAGTTCCATTCCAATTAGTATGGAATGATGATGGTTTCTCTGATCAACAAGTAGGTGTAGAAATTGTTAATCCTTTTGATGAAACAATATATACTAAACTTCCAGGCGAAGGTTCGGCACCATCTACATTATATGAGGGTATTCCTAACTGTGAGCCTATAACTTGTCCTCAGCCAACAGATCTTATGTCTGAAGGTTACAACTTCGATTCTGTTGAACTAAGTTGGACACCTGGAGATGTTGAGACACAATGGGAACTTGTAATACAAACTTCAGGAGGTGCATATCCAGGAGAAAACCCAACATCTGTAGTAGCAGTTGATGGTGATCCTGAATACATCCTTACGGGTATAAACCCTGATGTTTTTTATGAATATTATGTAAGAGCAATATGTGGTGAAGGTGATGAAAGTTTCTGGAGTGGTCCATTTGAATTCAGTTTGTTTAGTCCTCCTGGATGTGCAGCTGTTGATGTATTTGATGATGAACTAGAAATTATAGCTCCAAACTCTGAAATAAGCCTTTGTCCTGGTGATGATACTTGTTTCGACTTTAGTGCTAACTATTATCAATTAAAAGAAACAGATACTTATGATGTAGAGTCTATAGACTACTCTCCTCCATACCCATTCCTTGGTGGTACAGAGCTTAACGTAACTACAGATGATATTTGGTCTCCAGTTGTAGATCTTCCTTTCGACTTCTGTTTCTTTGGTGAAACTTATAATGAAGCCAAAGTAGGTTCTAATGGGGTTGTACAATTCGGTGAAAATATGACAGATGCAGGTAACTGCCCTTGGTCATACTCACAATCTGTTCCAGACCCTGCATTCCCTATAAAAAATGCTATTTATGGAGTATACCAAGATATTAACCCTGCTGTTGCAGGAAGTGATGTAAGTATTAACTACCAAGTGTTAGGTAACTACCCTTGTAGAGCTCTTGTAGTAAACTACTACGATGTTCCTCAATTCTCTTGCGGACTTAGTGTAGGTACTCAAACTACTCAAATAGTTATATACGAAGTATCTAACATTATAGAAGTATATGTAGAAAATAGAACATCTTGTGTAGGATGGAATAGTGGTAATGGTGTAATAGGTATCCAAAATTCAGCGGGTACTGAAGGTTTCACGCCTCCAGGACGTAATACTGGTGATTGGACTGCTACCGAAGAAGCTTGGAGATTTACACCAAGTGGCGATAACTTAAGTGTAGTATTCGAATGGTTAGAAAATGGTGATTTTGTTACTAATGATACAGATCTTCAGGTTTGTCCTACAGAGGAAACTGTTATAACTGCTCGTGCAACTTATACTGCTTGTACAGGTGAAGAGATTATAAAAGAAAACAACTTTACAATACATGTTGGTGAGCCTATTATCGCTAATGAACCTCAAGACTTAACAGCTTGTTCATCAGGTGAAGAAGTTACTTTTGATCTTACTGAGAGTTTAGACGGTATTATGGATGACTTAACCGGATATAACTTTACGTTCTATGCTTCTCAAGAAGCAGCAGAACTTGGTTTAGACGATAATTTACCAGAATCGTATACTACAGATACTGCACAAACTGTATACATAAGAATAACAGAAGGCGAAATAGAGTGTCCTATATTTAGATCATTCGAATTAATTCTTACTAATATACCACCAGCATTTACAGTAACAGAAGATGTTACGGTATGCGAAGGAACCCCAGTAACACTTGAAGTGTTTGCAGGAAACTTTGACCCTAACGCTCCAGATGTAGAATACTCTTGGATGTTAGATGGTCGGTTATGCTTACGACCATATCATCTCTGA